CCGGAAGTGGACGACAGCTTCGAGGTGAACATCAACCCTGCCGATCTGCGCACCGATACCTACCGTTCCAGCGGCGCCGGCGGCCAGCACGTCAACACCACCGACTCCGCCGTGCGTATCACCCACGAGCCCACGGGCATCGTGGTGGCCTGCCAAAGCCAGCGCAGCCAGCACGCCAACCGCGACTTTGCCATGAAGCAGCTTCGGGCCCGGCTCTGGGAGCACGAAATGGCCAAGCGCAACGAGGCCAAGCAGGCGGCGGAGGACGCCAAGTCGGATATCGGCTGGGGCAGCCAGATTCGCTCCTACGTGCTGGACGACCAGCGCATCAAGGATTTGCGCACCGGCGTGCAGTCGAGCAGCTGCGACAAGGTGCTCGACGGCGATCTGGATCCGTTCATCGTCGCCAGCCTCAAGCAGGGCCTGTAGCGTTTTTCAGCTCCACCGACTTTCCCACCGACTTTCCAAGGTTCATATTGCAAGGGTGCCCGAATGGCCAACCAGGACGCGTCTTTTGACAACGAAAATCACCTGATCGCCGAGCGCCGCGCCAAGCTGGCCGAGCGCCGCGAGCAGGCCGAAGCCCGGGGGGTTAGCGTGTTTCCCAACGACTTTCGCCGGGACAGCTTGAGCGCCGAGCTTGACGAGGCGCTGAGCGACAGGGACAAGGCCGAGCTCGAGGCGCTGGACCGCCAGGCGGCGGTGGCCGGGCGCATCATGCGCAAGCGCGGTCCCTTTATCGTGATTCAGGACGCGGCCGGGCAGACCCAGCTCTACGTGGACAAGAAAGGCCTGCCGGAAGACGTGCTCGACGACATCAAGAGCTGGGACATCGGCGATATCGTTGCCGGGCGCGGACCGGTGCACAAGTCGGGCAAGGGCGACCTTTACGTCAAGATGCGTGAGGCCAGGCTTCTGACCAAGAGTCTGCGCCCGCTGCCGGACAAGTTCCACGGCCTGACCGACCAGGAAGCCCGCTATCGCCAGCGCTATGTGGATTTGATCATGAATCCTGACTCGCGCCGGGTGTTCGAGACCCGGGCGGCGATCATCAGCGCCATGCGGCGGTTTTTCGAGGATCGCGGCTTCATGGAAGTCGAAACCCCGATGCTCCAGCAGATTCCCGGCGGCGCCACGGCGCGGCCGTTCATGACCCACCACAATGCGCTGGATATCGACATGTACCTGCGCGTGGCGCCCGAGCTCTACCTCAAGCGGCTGGTGGTGGGCGGCTTTGAAAAAGTCTTTGAAATCAACCGCAACTTCCGTAACGAGGGGCTTTCCACCCGGCACAATCCCGAGTTTACCATGGTCGAGTTCTACTGGGCCTACGCCGACTATCACGACCTTCTTGACCTGACCGAGGCCATGCTGCGCAGCACGGCACAGAAGGTGCTGGGCACCACCACGGTGACCTACCAGGGCGAGACGTACGACTTTGGCAAGCCGTTTGATCGCCTCACCCTGCGCGACGCCATTCTCCGCCACGGCGACGGCATCTTTGCGGCCGACCTGGATTCCCGCGAGGCGGCCCGGGCGCTGGCCGGCAAGCTGGGCATTCCGGCAAAAGACAGCTGGGGGCTTGGCAAGCTGCAGACGGAAATCTTCGAGGAAGTGGCCGAGCCCCGGCTCGACCAGCCCACCTTCATCATCGAATACCCGGCCGAGGTCAGCCCGCTGGCCCGGCGCAACGACGCCAACCCCTTTGTTACCGACCGTTTCGAGTTCTTTGTCGGCGGCCGCGAGATTGCCAACGGCTTCTCCGAGCTCAACGACGCCGAAGACCAGGCCGAGCGCTTCAAAGAGCAGGTGGCGGAGAAGGACGCCGGCGATCTGGAGGCCATGTACTACGACGCCGACTACGTGCGCGCGCTGGAGTACGGCCTGCCGCCCACGGCGGGCGAAGGTATCGGCATCGATCGGCTGGTGATGCTGTTTACCGACAGCCCCTCCATTCGCGACGTGCTGCTGTTCCCGGCCATGCGCCCCGAGGCAGACGCCTAACCTGTGGGACGGGTAGGGCAAGCATTGGCAAGTCGGAGCA
This DNA window, taken from Halomonas piscis, encodes the following:
- the lysS gene encoding lysine--tRNA ligase, with the translated sequence MANQDASFDNENHLIAERRAKLAERREQAEARGVSVFPNDFRRDSLSAELDEALSDRDKAELEALDRQAAVAGRIMRKRGPFIVIQDAAGQTQLYVDKKGLPEDVLDDIKSWDIGDIVAGRGPVHKSGKGDLYVKMREARLLTKSLRPLPDKFHGLTDQEARYRQRYVDLIMNPDSRRVFETRAAIISAMRRFFEDRGFMEVETPMLQQIPGGATARPFMTHHNALDIDMYLRVAPELYLKRLVVGGFEKVFEINRNFRNEGLSTRHNPEFTMVEFYWAYADYHDLLDLTEAMLRSTAQKVLGTTTVTYQGETYDFGKPFDRLTLRDAILRHGDGIFAADLDSREAARALAGKLGIPAKDSWGLGKLQTEIFEEVAEPRLDQPTFIIEYPAEVSPLARRNDANPFVTDRFEFFVGGREIANGFSELNDAEDQAERFKEQVAEKDAGDLEAMYYDADYVRALEYGLPPTAGEGIGIDRLVMLFTDSPSIRDVLLFPAMRPEADA